The following are encoded together in the Poseidonibacter lekithochrous genome:
- the dmpE gene encoding 2-oxopent-4-enoate hydratase — protein MAMNNEKIEKYGNELYEALKANTAMDPISSREPDSTIEDAYAIQHHFLKRRMEDDKSTIIGKKIGVTSKVVMDMLGVHQPDFGYLLSDMIYSDGDVIDVSNGMIQPKAEGEIAFVLKEDLQGPGVTAADVIKATKFVMPCFEIVDSRIKDWKIKIQDTVADNASCGYIVFGGQSVSPLDVDLTTCGITLERNGELLHTGAGAAALGSPVNAVAWLANKLGEFGVGLKAGEVILSGALCAMVTIEPGDNMTINIGGIGSASIRFE, from the coding sequence ATGGCAATGAATAATGAAAAAATAGAAAAATACGGAAATGAATTGTATGAGGCTCTAAAAGCTAATACTGCAATGGATCCAATATCTTCAAGAGAACCTGATTCTACAATAGAAGATGCATATGCAATTCAACATCATTTTTTAAAAAGAAGAATGGAAGATGATAAATCAACAATAATTGGTAAAAAAATTGGAGTTACTTCAAAAGTAGTAATGGATATGTTAGGTGTTCATCAACCTGATTTTGGTTACCTTTTATCAGATATGATTTATTCAGATGGAGATGTAATTGATGTAAGTAATGGAATGATTCAACCAAAAGCAGAGGGTGAAATTGCCTTTGTTTTAAAAGAAGATTTACAAGGTCCGGGAGTTACAGCTGCTGATGTAATTAAAGCTACAAAATTTGTAATGCCTTGTTTTGAAATTGTTGATTCAAGAATCAAAGATTGGAAAATCAAAATCCAAGATACAGTTGCTGATAACGCTTCTTGTGGATATATAGTATTTGGGGGACAAAGTGTAAGTCCTTTAGATGTAGATTTAACAACTTGTGGAATTACATTAGAGAGAAATGGTGAATTATTACATACAGGTGCTGGAGCTGCTGCTTTAGGAAGTCCTGTAAATGCTGTTGCTTGGCTTGCTAATAAATTAGGTGAGTTTGGTGTTGGTTTAAAAGCTGGAGAGGTTATTTTATCAGGTGCATTATGTGCCATGGTTACTATTGAGCCAGGGGATAATATGACTATTAATATTGGT